Proteins encoded in a region of the Streptococcus sanguinis genome:
- a CDS encoding DUF7716 domain-containing protein has protein sequence MKKNQTYFLKDIIEAVKSEELDDDFCLYAKENGELNFQDSYLLTDYPKVVDNRDVYPRQVREQELELIYYGEDFADVLLSVMEQKAEATDQECLQALLYYYEHDDFMDFDKDPVLKEDAYKQ, from the coding sequence ATGAAGAAAAACCAAACCTATTTCTTAAAAGACATCATTGAGGCTGTGAAATCGGAAGAGCTAGATGATGATTTCTGTTTGTATGCTAAGGAAAATGGAGAACTGAATTTTCAGGACAGCTACTTGCTTACTGATTATCCTAAAGTGGTGGATAATAGGGATGTTTACCCTAGACAGGTAAGGGAGCAAGAGCTGGAGCTGATTTATTACGGTGAAGATTTTGCGGATGTTCTCTTGTCAGTCATGGAGCAGAAAGCAGAAGCGACTGATCAAGAGTGTCTACAGGCTCTACTTTACTATTATGAGCATGATGACTTTATGGATTTTGATAAAGATCCAGTTTTGAAGGAAGATGCTTATAAACAATAA
- a CDS encoding AbiH family protein, with translation MSDNILILGNGFDIAMGRKTSYEDFLMFSDYIYICLNYPIRYPEYDSEEVERVNLNKLERGDISEIETDLKRKVSDFSSTQEYESLIFETLKEFNFDELLQIFSTDLIKMLKEYQVVCKQQTAIGISPDYLEEFNIIFNKFLFDLKKNKYSLNQFSDKATSIKRSKRFDFFDIDLIEGVINSKIDSSRNLKWLGEINNNIFIKFMKDYREELGANWSSIESIISDIAEAVYDLKENIEENLELFNIYKEYLPNQALVKFKERFRHKKNFVAYKFVVKCIYQETVTNSNQLTNMAVVEKTNESFINALEELTNYLEFYLTYLDRLDFDKNKISKKESVLDVIPEIQKSKVINFNYTDTALKLFNIPLMSTHFIHGKIDFNRINNGINTMVFGIEDKEDDIEAINLDLIPYQKYYQRTIKETGNDFEIFFKSSNIKNIIVFGHSVNPLDKEIFRKCFELAEYNRVPYQFIFVYHNEQSKRSIVKNLAIILGKNKIIELTGKNKIKFVKSDNLDKMKKNLY, from the coding sequence ATGTCAGACAATATTCTTATTTTGGGAAATGGTTTTGATATAGCAATGGGTAGAAAAACTAGTTATGAAGATTTTTTGATGTTTTCAGACTATATTTATATTTGCCTGAATTATCCAATTAGATATCCAGAATATGATTCAGAAGAAGTTGAAAGAGTAAATCTAAATAAACTTGAAAGGGGAGATATAAGTGAAATAGAAACGGATTTAAAAAGGAAAGTAAGTGATTTTTCATCTACTCAAGAATATGAAAGTTTGATTTTTGAAACTTTAAAAGAGTTCAATTTTGACGAACTGCTACAAATTTTTTCTACTGATCTGATAAAAATGTTAAAAGAATACCAAGTAGTATGTAAACAGCAGACTGCTATTGGAATTTCGCCAGACTATTTGGAAGAATTTAATATTATTTTCAACAAATTTTTGTTTGATTTAAAGAAAAATAAATACTCCCTTAACCAATTTTCTGATAAAGCTACTTCCATTAAGCGATCTAAAAGATTTGATTTTTTTGATATTGATTTGATAGAGGGGGTTATCAATTCTAAAATTGACTCGTCAAGAAATCTAAAATGGTTGGGTGAGATAAATAATAATATATTTATTAAATTTATGAAGGATTATAGAGAAGAATTGGGAGCAAATTGGTCTAGTATCGAATCAATAATCTCAGATATTGCCGAAGCAGTTTACGACTTGAAAGAAAATATTGAAGAAAACTTGGAGTTATTCAATATTTACAAAGAATATTTACCTAATCAAGCTTTAGTAAAATTTAAAGAAAGATTTAGGCATAAGAAAAACTTTGTAGCATACAAATTTGTTGTTAAGTGTATCTATCAAGAAACAGTAACAAATTCTAATCAATTAACAAATATGGCTGTCGTTGAAAAAACGAACGAAAGTTTTATTAATGCTTTGGAGGAATTAACAAATTATTTAGAATTTTATCTTACTTATCTTGATAGGTTAGACTTTGACAAAAATAAAATTAGTAAAAAAGAATCGGTATTGGACGTTATTCCAGAGATTCAAAAATCGAAGGTTATTAATTTCAACTATACTGATACAGCATTGAAATTATTTAATATTCCGTTAATGAGTACTCACTTTATTCATGGGAAAATAGATTTTAATCGTATTAATAATGGTATTAATACAATGGTATTTGGTATAGAAGATAAAGAAGATGATATTGAAGCTATTAATCTGGATTTAATTCCTTATCAAAAATATTATCAACGAACAATTAAAGAAACTGGTAATGATTTTGAAATTTTTTTCAAAAGTAGTAACATAAAAAACATTATTGTTTTTGGACATTCTGTCAATCCACTTGACAAAGAAATCTTTAGGAAATGTTTTGAACTTGCTGAATATAATCGAGTACCATATCAGTTTATTTTTGTTTATCATAACGAACAGTCAAAACGGTCTATCGTAAAGAATCTTGCTATTATTCTAGGAAAAAATAAAATAATTGAGCTAACTGGAAAGAATAAAATAAAGTTTGTTAAGAGTGACAATCTTGATAAGATGAAAAAAAATTTATATTAG
- a CDS encoding 3-oxoacyl-ACP reductase: MTKTVLVTGASSGIGRAQALTFLENGYRVYGVDKDENPGFLNELRFVKLDLAGDLTPLFTSLPEVDILCNTAGVLDDYRPLHETRDEDWEQLFALNLTATMKITRFYLQKMLEKKSGIIINMCSIASFLAGGGGVAYTASKHALAGLTKQIALDYADKNIQVFGLAPGAVKTAMTATDFEPGGLADWVAEETPIKRWLDPQEVADISLFLASGKAAAMQGEIIKIDGGWSLK; this comes from the coding sequence ATGACTAAGACGGTACTGGTGACGGGAGCTAGCTCTGGCATCGGCCGAGCTCAGGCTCTGACCTTTTTGGAAAATGGCTACCGGGTTTATGGGGTGGACAAGGATGAAAATCCTGGTTTTCTAAATGAGCTGCGTTTTGTCAAGCTGGATTTGGCAGGGGATTTGACACCGCTTTTCACTAGCTTGCCTGAGGTGGATATCCTCTGTAATACAGCAGGTGTCTTGGATGACTATCGTCCCCTGCACGAGACCAGAGACGAGGACTGGGAGCAGCTTTTTGCGCTCAATCTGACCGCGACTATGAAAATCACTCGCTTTTACCTGCAGAAAATGCTGGAGAAAAAGTCTGGTATCATCATTAATATGTGCTCGATTGCTAGCTTTCTGGCTGGTGGTGGCGGTGTTGCCTATACAGCCTCTAAGCATGCTCTGGCTGGTCTGACCAAGCAGATAGCCTTAGACTATGCGGATAAAAATATCCAAGTGTTTGGCTTAGCACCAGGCGCAGTCAAGACAGCCATGACTGCCACAGATTTTGAGCCAGGCGGACTAGCAGACTGGGTTGCTGAGGAAACGCCGATAAAGCGCTGGCTGGATCCTCAGGAAGTGGCAGACATAAGCCTCTTTCTAGCCAGTGGTAAGGCAGCTGCTATGCAGGGCGAGATTATCAAAATCGACGGTGGCTGGAGTTTAAAGTAA
- a CDS encoding GNAT family N-acetyltransferase has translation MMIEPLTQQHALEIANTWHYEAPYDFYDMKNDLEDYEEMVSPEARGDRYYQVLSEGELYGFFCLEQKGERILELGLGMKPEHCGKGQGAAFLQEILDFIMENFAPQVLRLSVADFNHRAQQLYLNMGFEVVRRIPQESNGDIHLFVEMKKKV, from the coding sequence ATGATGATTGAACCACTAACCCAGCAGCATGCTTTGGAAATTGCCAATACTTGGCATTATGAGGCGCCTTATGATTTTTATGATATGAAAAATGACCTGGAGGATTATGAAGAAATGGTCTCCCCAGAAGCGCGCGGAGACCGTTATTATCAAGTACTGAGTGAAGGGGAACTCTATGGATTTTTCTGCTTGGAGCAGAAAGGAGAGCGCATTTTGGAGCTTGGTTTGGGGATGAAGCCGGAGCACTGCGGAAAAGGTCAAGGCGCGGCATTTTTGCAGGAAATTCTGGACTTTATCATGGAAAATTTTGCACCCCAAGTCCTAAGGCTATCCGTGGCAGACTTCAATCACCGAGCCCAGCAGCTTTATCTCAACATGGGCTTTGAAGTGGTGAGGCGCATCCCGCAGGAAAGCAATGGTGATATTCATCTCTTTGTGGAGATGAAGAAGAAGGTCTAA
- a CDS encoding ASCH domain-containing protein, whose product MTPKEMWQAYKKINPVIGDEINAWAFGTLADQLADLVLRGEKTATASAYELYKLENEPLPQVGSFDVILDSQDQAVCIVEITKVSVLPFNEVSAEHAFKEGEGDKSLAYWQQVHEEFFTECLAEAGLEFSQETGVVLEEFRKVYPLEQA is encoded by the coding sequence ATGACCCCAAAAGAAATGTGGCAGGCCTACAAGAAAATCAATCCGGTGATTGGTGACGAGATTAATGCCTGGGCCTTCGGTACCTTGGCAGATCAGCTTGCCGACTTAGTGCTTCGTGGTGAAAAGACAGCGACAGCTTCGGCCTATGAGCTCTATAAGCTTGAAAATGAGCCCTTGCCGCAAGTAGGAAGCTTTGATGTCATTTTAGACAGTCAGGATCAGGCCGTCTGTATCGTTGAAATCACCAAAGTCTCTGTGCTGCCTTTTAATGAGGTTTCAGCCGAACACGCCTTTAAGGAAGGAGAAGGAGATAAATCCTTGGCCTACTGGCAGCAAGTCCATGAGGAATTTTTCACGGAGTGTCTGGCGGAAGCCGGTTTGGAATTTTCCCAAGAAACGGGTGTCGTCCTAGAAGAATTTCGCAAGGTCTATCCGCTGGAACAAGCTTAA
- a CDS encoding GNAT family N-acetyltransferase — protein MKNANNEKVKNLFQTWTKNMVLYGLDAGLGQFFMNAPETSCLYQLGNFIFPAGQVDPNLWQEFSKKYSLADKVIISEESSWQEFLDSQSDLGQFTRYAFADKVAFDTEALEKWQSRLPANYYLCPIDVMSYERLAEEAWSQDLQGDFSDFDHFQAAGGFGFLLYSGEEIIAGVSTGLVYHGALEIEIATKPAYQRQGLAKILGAQMILEAQKRSLFPLWDAHNEASKKVAESLGYQCLGVYPAYEWKGTFDQ, from the coding sequence ATGAAGAATGCGAACAATGAAAAAGTTAAGAATCTTTTCCAAACCTGGACTAAAAATATGGTACTTTACGGTTTGGATGCTGGCCTAGGGCAGTTCTTCATGAATGCGCCTGAGACATCCTGCCTTTACCAACTAGGAAATTTCATCTTTCCGGCTGGTCAGGTGGATCCGAATTTGTGGCAGGAATTTAGCAAAAAATATAGTTTAGCTGACAAGGTCATTATCTCCGAGGAGTCCAGCTGGCAAGAGTTTCTCGATAGTCAGAGTGATCTGGGCCAGTTTACTCGTTATGCTTTTGCGGACAAGGTTGCCTTTGACACAGAGGCTTTGGAGAAATGGCAGAGCAGGCTACCTGCAAACTACTACCTCTGTCCGATTGATGTGATGAGTTATGAGCGTTTGGCTGAGGAAGCTTGGTCTCAGGATTTGCAGGGTGATTTTTCCGATTTTGACCATTTTCAAGCGGCGGGTGGCTTTGGTTTTTTACTCTATTCAGGAGAGGAAATCATCGCTGGCGTATCGACAGGATTGGTCTATCATGGAGCTCTTGAGATTGAAATTGCTACCAAGCCAGCCTACCAAAGGCAGGGCTTGGCCAAAATCTTGGGTGCCCAGATGATTTTAGAAGCTCAAAAACGCTCACTCTTTCCTCTCTGGGATGCGCACAATGAAGCCTCCAAAAAAGTCGCAGAAAGCTTGGGCTATCAGTGTCTAGGAGTTTATCCGGCTTATGAATGGAAAGGGACTTTTGACCAATGA
- a CDS encoding DUF2829 domain-containing protein, protein MTFEEILPGLKAKKKYVRTGWGGAENYVQLFDTIEQNGVALEVTPYFLINVSGEGEGFSMWSPTPCDVLATDWVEVDD, encoded by the coding sequence ATGACATTTGAAGAAATTTTACCAGGTCTTAAGGCCAAGAAAAAATATGTGCGTACAGGCTGGGGTGGGGCAGAGAACTACGTCCAGCTCTTTGACACGATTGAGCAGAATGGGGTGGCTCTCGAGGTAACACCTTATTTCCTCATTAATGTTTCAGGTGAGGGGGAGGGCTTCTCCATGTGGAGTCCGACTCCTTGTGATGTCCTCGCGACAGATTGGGTGGAAGTAGATGACTAA